One Mesotoga infera genomic window carries:
- a CDS encoding uroporphyrinogen-III decarboxylase-like protein, which translates to MRPAPDFSVIQDVFRRNGEPCRVPFFELFADDEIMEEVMGYKLAKVEEDPDRYFDQLVGFYEELGYDYVPFYQAPRFPTPDYIHGEDTATYRRESRKWMNEKGGPIKTLKDLREADWPKPEEAVDFDLFRKLGNHLPEGMKVVGGASGGPFEHSSFLMGVENLSMAVYEDPELVSTLNEMIGSVLVGAAKIISSMDCVGAYCFGDDLGYKTSTIFSPRHLRRLVFPWYKEIASVVHANGKPFVLHSCGNLTTVMDDIIDAGVDAKHSFEDQIMPVPEVKRRWGKRISILGGIDVDFLCHASVEEVRSRTLETLEQCAPGGGYALGTGNTVANYIPVRNYLAMLEAGNEFNSR; encoded by the coding sequence TTGAGACCGGCACCCGATTTCTCAGTGATCCAGGACGTCTTCAGGCGTAATGGAGAACCTTGCAGAGTTCCGTTCTTTGAACTCTTTGCGGACGATGAAATAATGGAAGAAGTGATGGGCTACAAACTTGCCAAAGTGGAAGAAGATCCCGACAGGTACTTCGACCAGCTGGTCGGTTTTTATGAGGAACTGGGATATGACTACGTTCCTTTCTATCAGGCTCCCCGCTTTCCCACTCCCGATTACATTCATGGTGAAGACACGGCAACATACCGCAGAGAAAGCAGGAAGTGGATGAATGAAAAGGGTGGCCCTATTAAGACCCTGAAAGACCTCCGGGAAGCGGACTGGCCGAAGCCAGAGGAAGCTGTTGATTTCGACCTTTTCCGTAAGCTGGGAAACCACCTTCCGGAAGGAATGAAAGTAGTTGGAGGGGCTTCCGGTGGGCCGTTTGAGCACTCCAGCTTCCTGATGGGTGTTGAGAATCTCTCCATGGCCGTTTACGAGGATCCCGAGCTGGTCAGCACCCTCAATGAAATGATCGGCAGTGTTCTCGTCGGAGCCGCGAAAATCATCTCTTCAATGGATTGCGTAGGCGCGTACTGTTTTGGAGACGATCTCGGATACAAGACATCGACCATCTTCTCTCCGAGACATCTAAGAAGACTGGTCTTCCCGTGGTACAAAGAGATAGCCAGTGTGGTCCATGCAAACGGTAAACCCTTTGTCCTTCACAGTTGCGGCAACTTAACCACTGTAATGGACGATATCATAGACGCAGGAGTCGATGCGAAACACTCCTTTGAAGACCAGATAATGCCTGTTCCCGAAGTTAAGAGAAGATGGGGCAAGAGAATCTCGATCCTCGGTGGAATAGATGTTGATTTTCTATGCCACGCTTCCGTTGAAGAAGTTAGGAGTCGAACACTCGAGACTCTCGAACAATGCGCTCCGGGAGGCGGATATGCTTTGGGCACGGGCAACACCGTCGCCAACTACATCCCGGTGAGAAACTACCTGGCAATGCTGGAGGCCGGAAATGAATTCAACTCTCGCTAG
- a CDS encoding vitamin B12 dependent methionine synthase codes for MAEREKNISVLKGIPFDIDVASLVESLRIRAGSEEETTFRELVEKARETANPKAIYRTCFVDRVSGDEVTIEGVRFESRLLSKKLRSVGRVFPFVITSGREVDEFPLDRTDFLKIFFWDSLLEHILHEAALFIRSEISRNNLIENLVWMSPGSGDAEIRALQQQRELFSLIGNVKEEIGVELKESLLMIPTKSISGIAFQSEKDYRSCMVCRRADCHYRSAPYDEKLRNSLE; via the coding sequence ATGGCAGAACGTGAGAAAAACATCTCAGTTTTGAAAGGCATTCCTTTCGATATAGATGTGGCTTCGCTTGTAGAAAGCCTGCGGATCAGAGCCGGTTCTGAGGAAGAGACGACTTTCAGAGAGCTCGTAGAGAAAGCCCGAGAGACTGCGAACCCAAAGGCGATCTACAGGACCTGCTTCGTTGACCGCGTAAGTGGAGACGAAGTCACGATAGAAGGGGTTCGCTTCGAAAGCCGTCTCCTTTCGAAAAAACTCCGTTCGGTCGGCAGAGTCTTCCCGTTCGTCATAACTTCCGGACGAGAAGTTGACGAGTTTCCGCTTGATCGTACAGACTTTCTCAAGATCTTTTTCTGGGATAGTTTACTGGAACACATACTCCATGAGGCAGCCTTATTCATAAGAAGCGAGATTTCCAGGAATAACCTGATCGAAAACCTCGTATGGATGTCTCCAGGTTCGGGAGACGCGGAGATCCGGGCTCTGCAGCAACAGAGGGAATTGTTTTCCTTGATTGGAAATGTGAAAGAAGAGATTGGGGTCGAACTGAAGGAATCTCTTCTCATGATTCCGACGAAGTCTATTTCGGGAATTGCATTTCAGTCCGAGAAGGATTACAGGAGCTGCATGGTTTGCAGAAGGGCTGACTGTCACTACAGAAGCGCCCCATATGATGAGAAGCTGAGGAACTCCCTTGAATAG